A window of Cryptomeria japonica chromosome 3, Sugi_1.0, whole genome shotgun sequence contains these coding sequences:
- the LOC131038771 gene encoding pectinesterase, giving the protein MKSYGRVDEAVDERKAENSKSRGVLIVLTSILLLAAHVFVAVEASVGSKADDNRHHHSWETVSKVANSVCSKTRYPQRCVSSMASYPAYQTAKLGDLNNVALQLSIQRAQKARDFALSLTDNVMNEKERAAWQDCLELFEDTIERLNVCSSNGYLKKDSPVWLSAALTNQQTCLNGFTDLNLSASNPIQAFMSSRAVNLSELVSNSLSMYKLSTMPTITGNNRRLLSFKNNEEVDFYSNYGRLNDDGFPEWLSVGDRKLLQSSSAASQANVVVAQDGSGNYRTIAQAINAVPQKSSKRYIIYIKAGTYKENIDISKKITNLMLVGDGKDKTVVTGSKSVQDGVTTFKTATVAVSGNGFIARDMTFENTAGAAKHQAVALRVGSDLSAVYRCSIKGYQDTLYVYSLRQFYREVDIYGTVDFIFGNAAVVIQNSNIIARRPMSNQQNTLTAQGRSDPNENTGISIHKCVVSASSDLQAVKGSIKTYLGRPWQEYSRTVFMQSTLGDLIDPAGWLPWSGNFALSTLYYGEYMNSGAGAGTSKRVNWPGYHVITSATEASKFSVANFISGTSWIPATGVAFTSGLN; this is encoded by the exons ATGAAGAGTTATGGCAGAGTTGATGAAGCCGTTGATGAACGGAAAGCAGAGAATTCTAAAAGTAGAGGCGTACTAATTGTTCTGACATCAATTCTGCTCCTCGCTGCCCACGTGTTTGTGGCAGTCGAGGCTTCAGTGGGCTCTAAAGCCGATGACAATCGCCATCATCATTCTTGGGAAACCGTTTCCAAAGTGGCGAACTCGGTGTGTAGCAAGACTCGTTATCCCCAACGATGTGTCTCATCCATGGCTTCTTATCCTGCTTATCAAACGGCCAAGCTAGGCGACCTCAACAACGTCGCATTGCAATTAAGCATTCAAAGGGCCCAAAAGGCTCGAGACTTCGCTCTCAGTCTCACAGACAATGTGATGAACGAAAAAGAACGCGCGGCATGGCAAGATTGTTTGGAGCTATTTGAAGATACCATAGAGCGTCTCAACGTCTGCTCGAGCAATGGTTATCTCAAAAAAGACTCACCCGTTTGGCTGAGTGCAGCGCTGACAAATCAACAAACCTGCTTGAACGGGTTTACTGACCTCAATTTGAGTGCCTCTAATCCAATCCAAGCTTTCATGTCTTCCAGAGCTGTGAATTTGTCGGAATTAGTGAGCAACTCGCTGTCCATGTACAAGCTCTCCACCATGCCTACAATCACGGGGAATAACCGCCGCTTGCTGTCTTTCAAGAACAACGAAGAGGTAGATTTCTACTCCAACTATGGTCGTCTCAATGATGATGGATTTCCAGAATGGCTTTCAGTGGGTGACCGCAAGCTATTGCAGTCGTCAAGCGCTGCCAGCCAAGCAAACGTGGTGGTAGCTCAAGATGGTTCTGGCAATTACCGAACAATTGCACAAGCAATCAACGCTGTCCCTCAGAAGAGCAGCAAAAGGTACATCATCTATATTAAGGCGGGTACGTACAAGGAGAATATCGATATATCCAAGAAGATAACGAATTTGATGTTGGTTGGTGACGGCAAAGATAAAACGGTGGTGACTGGAAGCAAGAGCGTCCAAGACGGCGTCACTACCTTCAAAACTGCAACTGTCG CTGTTTCGGGTAACGGATTCATCGCAAGAGATATGACGTTCGAGAATACGGCGGGGGCGGCGAAACACCAAGCCGTTGCTCTTCGAGTTGGGTCTGACCTGTCAGCTGTGTACCGTTGCAGCATCAAAGGCTACCAAGACACCTTGTATGTCTACTCGCTCCGCCAATTCTACCGCGAAGTCGATATCTACGGCACTGTGGATTTCATATTTGGCAACGCAGCGGTGGTGATCCAGAACAGCAACATCATCGCCAGACGCCCGATGAGTAACCAGCAGAACACTCTGACTGCACAAGGAAGATCTGATCCCAACGAAAACACCGGAATTTCTATCCACAAGTGCGTAGTGTCTGCATCGTCGGATCTCCAAGCCGTGAAGGGGTCGATAAAGACGTATCTGGGGAGGCCGTGGCAGGAATACTCTCGTACTGTTTTCATGCAATCCACTCTCGGTGATCTCATCGACCCCGCTGGTTGGTTGCCATGGAGTGGGAACTTTGCTCTTAGCACTTTATATTATGGAGAATACATGAATAGCGGAGCTGGTGCAGGAACGTCAAAACGTGTGAATTGGCCTGGTTATCATGTGATCACTAGTGCCACCGAAGCCTCCAAGTTCAGTGTTGCCAATTTCATCTCTGGAACTTCATGGATTCCGGCTACAGGAGTCGCATTTACTTCAGGATTGAACTGA